One stretch of Plodia interpunctella isolate USDA-ARS_2022_Savannah chromosome 10, ilPloInte3.2, whole genome shotgun sequence DNA includes these proteins:
- the oxt gene encoding xylosyltransferase oxt isoform X3 produces the protein MACFFRRIYFKYAKCLLITVSIAFFVQILVALSFFPSDNDDILKNKPLSVEKLHRGALSARKEDRINDDEDVTQKNKVGSHLRIEELDFKPLCAVTSREAISAIHRAKTQKCKQQIVNTTCLIQSGKFYPKILPNYCKSNVMSYGKHLGCYQDEKKLRLLTSFYGNYVNMNSPQLCLDICVQAGFPYAGVQYASECFCGENLPPETALVAEHLCDMKCPGESSKTCGGYFTMNVFETGLEKFVAKTPKTVGETGAVRIVFLLTLNGRALRQIHRLINALYRKTRLFASEIVYFGKAISKY, from the exons ATGGCTTGTTTTTTTCGCCGAATATACTTTAAGTACGCAAAGTGTCTATTGATAACAGTTTCAATAGCATTTTTTGTCCAAATTCTCGTGGCCTTAAGTTTCTTTCCTTCAGATAACgacgatattttaaaaaacaaacccTTATCAGTAGAAAAACTGCATAGAGGTGCTTTGTCTGCAAGAAAAGAGGATCGAATTAATGACGATGAAGATGTAACtcaaaaaaacaaagtcggTTCTCATCTTAGGATAGAAGAGCTGGATTTTAAACCACTGTGCGCAGTGACAAGCAGAGAAGCCATTTCTGCAATTCATCGAGCTAAAACTCAGAAATGTAAACAACAGATTGTCAATACAACATGTCTTATTCAAAGCGGAaaattttatcccaaaatattaCCCAATTATTGCAAGAGCAATGTAATGTCTTATGGTAAACATTTAGGATGCTatcaagatgaaaaaaaattgaggcTGCTCACTAGTTTTTAtggaaattatgtaaatatgaatTCACCTCAATTATGTCTTGATATTTGTGTTCAAGCTGGCTTTCCCTATGCAGGGGTTCAGTATGC TTCTGAATGCTTTTGTGGTGAAAATCTGCCTCCTGAAACAGCATTAGTTGCTGAGCATCTGTGTGACATGAAATGTCCTGGAGAGTCTTCCAAGACTTGTGGAGGCTACTTTACAATGAATGTTTTTGAAACTGGTTTAGAGA aatttgtTGCCAAGACACCTAAAACTGTAGGAGAAACTGGAGCTGTGAGGattgtatttcttttaacTCTGAATGGACGTGCATTGCGACAAATACATCGGTTGATAAATGCTCTTTATCGAa aGACAAGACTATTTGCATCGGAAATTGTCTATTTTGGAAAAGCAATatccaaatattaa
- the oxt gene encoding xylosyltransferase oxt isoform X1, producing the protein MACFFRRIYFKYAKCLLITVSIAFFVQILVALSFFPSDNDDILKNKPLSVEKLHRGALSARKEDRINDDEDVTQKNKVGSHLRIEELDFKPLCAVTSREAISAIHRAKTQKCKQQIVNTTCLIQSGKFYPKILPNYCKSNVMSYGKHLGCYQDEKKLRLLTSFYGNYVNMNSPQLCLDICVQAGFPYAGVQYASECFCGENLPPETALVAEHLCDMKCPGESSKTCGGYFTMNVFETGLEKFVAKTPKTVGETGAVRIVFLLTLNGRALRQIHRLINALYRSNHYFYIHVDKRQDYLHRKLSILEKQYPNIKLATSRYSSIWGGASLLQMLIASMKDLFLLKWHWDYVINLSESDFPIKSLESLENFLSVNKGLNFVKSHGREVQRFIKKQGLDKTFIECETHMWRVGERKLPRGIVIDGGSDWVALSPQFVSYVTGKQDELLAGLEIVFKHTLLPAESFFHTALRNSQFCNTYVDNNLHVTNWKRKLGCKCQYKHVVDWCGCSPNDFKMEDWPRIQNTEDRQLFFARKFEPIINQEIITRVEQFIGFNDHHLLRNLEGYWQSIYHIDDLTSSTDDLLLTHAGSIIRQNAKILSEKGCTIDIYEIVEINSYNYADVYKGNLILHKAVLNKGSEIILETWYKQKKYMEFNFGNHLAENIKIFKVSSDYDQKEMIFRNLANILGPLSEPVLLYQFSPILEKKGENLTLIWLDPTGLIADVNVIIINENNLTNFIKPNLKIPLLPGIWKVGLFEHYELIVLTKFLITPLESFSGKDLTHQEASIIHSGSQNAYKDFSNIKPLHFLPDEEENILLQKISQSNIKRVNNDLKEWIDSLTSEFYNVLGLCVNQANLKDITNCGNYDFDDCSATEWSSLSPDPKGSIGKFNKISSRLDRV; encoded by the exons ATGGCTTGTTTTTTTCGCCGAATATACTTTAAGTACGCAAAGTGTCTATTGATAACAGTTTCAATAGCATTTTTTGTCCAAATTCTCGTGGCCTTAAGTTTCTTTCCTTCAGATAACgacgatattttaaaaaacaaacccTTATCAGTAGAAAAACTGCATAGAGGTGCTTTGTCTGCAAGAAAAGAGGATCGAATTAATGACGATGAAGATGTAACtcaaaaaaacaaagtcggTTCTCATCTTAGGATAGAAGAGCTGGATTTTAAACCACTGTGCGCAGTGACAAGCAGAGAAGCCATTTCTGCAATTCATCGAGCTAAAACTCAGAAATGTAAACAACAGATTGTCAATACAACATGTCTTATTCAAAGCGGAaaattttatcccaaaatattaCCCAATTATTGCAAGAGCAATGTAATGTCTTATGGTAAACATTTAGGATGCTatcaagatgaaaaaaaattgaggcTGCTCACTAGTTTTTAtggaaattatgtaaatatgaatTCACCTCAATTATGTCTTGATATTTGTGTTCAAGCTGGCTTTCCCTATGCAGGGGTTCAGTATGC TTCTGAATGCTTTTGTGGTGAAAATCTGCCTCCTGAAACAGCATTAGTTGCTGAGCATCTGTGTGACATGAAATGTCCTGGAGAGTCTTCCAAGACTTGTGGAGGCTACTTTACAATGAATGTTTTTGAAACTGGTTTAGAGA aatttgtTGCCAAGACACCTAAAACTGTAGGAGAAACTGGAGCTGTGAGGattgtatttcttttaacTCTGAATGGACGTGCATTGCGACAAATACATCGGTTGATAAATGCTCTTTATCGAagtaatcattatttttatattcatgtaGATAAA aGACAAGACTATTTGCATCGGAAATTGTCTATTTTGGAAAAGCAATatccaaatattaaattagccACGTCTAGATATTCATCCATTTGGGGTGGCGCATCTTTGCTTCAGATGCTTATTGCGTCTATGAAGGATCTCTTTCTACTGAAATGGCATTGGGATTATGTTATAAACTTAAGCGAAAGTGACTTTCCTATTAAATCTCTTGAAAGCTTAGAAAATTTCTTATCTGTAAATAAAGgacttaattttgttaaatcacATGGACGAGAAGTTCAAAGATTTATTAAGAAACAAGGCCTCGACAAGACATTTATAGAATGTGAAACTCATATGTGGCGCGTAGGTGAGAGGAAGCTGCCGCGGGGAATAGTAATCGACGGCGGCAGTGACTGGGTGGCATTATCTCCTCAATTTGTGTCTTATGTCACTGGAAAACAAGATGAATTGCTGGCTGGATTAGAGATTGTCTTTAAACATACTTTATTACCAGCTGAATCTTTTTTTCATACAGCATTAAGAAACTCGCAATTTTGTAACACATATGTGGATAACAACTTGCACGTAACTAACTGGAAAAGAAAGTTAGGGTGTAAATGTCAATATAAACATGTTGTTGATTGGTGTGGATGTTCACCAAATGATTTCAAGATGGAAGACTGGCCAAGAATACAAAATACTGAGGATAGACAATTATTCTTTGCAAGAAAATTCGAGCCAATAATTAATCAAGAAATTATAACTAGAGTGGAACAATTCATCGGTTTCAATGACCACCATCTGCTAAGAAACTTGGAAGGTTATTGGCAAAGTATTTATCATATTGACGACTTAACATCCAGTACAGATGACCTACTTCTTACTCATGCCGGGAGTATTATACGACAGAATGCGAAGATTTTATCCGAAAAAGGATGCACAAtagatatttatgaaattgttgaaataaattcatataattacGCAGACGTTTACAAAGGTAATCTAATACTTCATAAAGCAGTACTTAACAAAGGTTCTGAAATAATCCTCGAAACTtggtacaaacaaaaaaaatatatggagtTCAACTTTGGAAATCATTTagcagaaaatattaaaatttttaaagtaagttCAGATTATGATCAAAAAGAAAtgatattcagaaatttggcCAACATTTTGGGTCCATTGTCAGAACCGGTTCTACTATATCAATTTTCGCCTATACTTGAAAAAAAAGGCGAAAATCTTACACTTATATGGTTGGATCCAACTGGACTTATAGCAgatgtaaatgtaataattattaatgaaaataatttaacaaattttataaaaccaaACCTAAAAATCCCACTATTACCAGGAATTTGGAAAGTCGGTTTATTTGAACATTATGAGTTAATAGTATTaacgaaatttttaattactccTCTGGAATCTTTTTCTGGAAAGGATTTAACTCATCAAGAGGCAAGTATCATCCACAGCGGATCTCAAAATGCTTATAAAGACTTTTCCAACATTAAACCTTTACATTTTCTACCggatgaagaagaaaatattttattacagaagatatcacaatcaaatattaaaagagTGAACAATGATTTAAAAGAATGGATAGACTCGTTAACCTCCGAATTTTACAATGTGTTAGGCTTATGTGTTAATCAAGCTAATTTGAAAGATATAACGAATTGTGGAAATTATGACTTCGATGATTGTTCTGCGACTGAGTGGAGTTCTTTATCACCAGATCCTAAAGGATCGAtaggaaaatttaataaaatatctagtcGATTGGACAGAGTATGA
- the oxt gene encoding xylosyltransferase oxt isoform X2: protein MKCPGESSKTCGGYFTMNVFETGLEKFVAKTPKTVGETGAVRIVFLLTLNGRALRQIHRLINALYRSNHYFYIHVDKRQDYLHRKLSILEKQYPNIKLATSRYSSIWGGASLLQMLIASMKDLFLLKWHWDYVINLSESDFPIKSLESLENFLSVNKGLNFVKSHGREVQRFIKKQGLDKTFIECETHMWRVGERKLPRGIVIDGGSDWVALSPQFVSYVTGKQDELLAGLEIVFKHTLLPAESFFHTALRNSQFCNTYVDNNLHVTNWKRKLGCKCQYKHVVDWCGCSPNDFKMEDWPRIQNTEDRQLFFARKFEPIINQEIITRVEQFIGFNDHHLLRNLEGYWQSIYHIDDLTSSTDDLLLTHAGSIIRQNAKILSEKGCTIDIYEIVEINSYNYADVYKGNLILHKAVLNKGSEIILETWYKQKKYMEFNFGNHLAENIKIFKVSSDYDQKEMIFRNLANILGPLSEPVLLYQFSPILEKKGENLTLIWLDPTGLIADVNVIIINENNLTNFIKPNLKIPLLPGIWKVGLFEHYELIVLTKFLITPLESFSGKDLTHQEASIIHSGSQNAYKDFSNIKPLHFLPDEEENILLQKISQSNIKRVNNDLKEWIDSLTSEFYNVLGLCVNQANLKDITNCGNYDFDDCSATEWSSLSPDPKGSIGKFNKISSRLDRV, encoded by the exons ATGAAATGTCCTGGAGAGTCTTCCAAGACTTGTGGAGGCTACTTTACAATGAATGTTTTTGAAACTGGTTTAGAGA aatttgtTGCCAAGACACCTAAAACTGTAGGAGAAACTGGAGCTGTGAGGattgtatttcttttaacTCTGAATGGACGTGCATTGCGACAAATACATCGGTTGATAAATGCTCTTTATCGAagtaatcattatttttatattcatgtaGATAAA aGACAAGACTATTTGCATCGGAAATTGTCTATTTTGGAAAAGCAATatccaaatattaaattagccACGTCTAGATATTCATCCATTTGGGGTGGCGCATCTTTGCTTCAGATGCTTATTGCGTCTATGAAGGATCTCTTTCTACTGAAATGGCATTGGGATTATGTTATAAACTTAAGCGAAAGTGACTTTCCTATTAAATCTCTTGAAAGCTTAGAAAATTTCTTATCTGTAAATAAAGgacttaattttgttaaatcacATGGACGAGAAGTTCAAAGATTTATTAAGAAACAAGGCCTCGACAAGACATTTATAGAATGTGAAACTCATATGTGGCGCGTAGGTGAGAGGAAGCTGCCGCGGGGAATAGTAATCGACGGCGGCAGTGACTGGGTGGCATTATCTCCTCAATTTGTGTCTTATGTCACTGGAAAACAAGATGAATTGCTGGCTGGATTAGAGATTGTCTTTAAACATACTTTATTACCAGCTGAATCTTTTTTTCATACAGCATTAAGAAACTCGCAATTTTGTAACACATATGTGGATAACAACTTGCACGTAACTAACTGGAAAAGAAAGTTAGGGTGTAAATGTCAATATAAACATGTTGTTGATTGGTGTGGATGTTCACCAAATGATTTCAAGATGGAAGACTGGCCAAGAATACAAAATACTGAGGATAGACAATTATTCTTTGCAAGAAAATTCGAGCCAATAATTAATCAAGAAATTATAACTAGAGTGGAACAATTCATCGGTTTCAATGACCACCATCTGCTAAGAAACTTGGAAGGTTATTGGCAAAGTATTTATCATATTGACGACTTAACATCCAGTACAGATGACCTACTTCTTACTCATGCCGGGAGTATTATACGACAGAATGCGAAGATTTTATCCGAAAAAGGATGCACAAtagatatttatgaaattgttgaaataaattcatataattacGCAGACGTTTACAAAGGTAATCTAATACTTCATAAAGCAGTACTTAACAAAGGTTCTGAAATAATCCTCGAAACTtggtacaaacaaaaaaaatatatggagtTCAACTTTGGAAATCATTTagcagaaaatattaaaatttttaaagtaagttCAGATTATGATCAAAAAGAAAtgatattcagaaatttggcCAACATTTTGGGTCCATTGTCAGAACCGGTTCTACTATATCAATTTTCGCCTATACTTGAAAAAAAAGGCGAAAATCTTACACTTATATGGTTGGATCCAACTGGACTTATAGCAgatgtaaatgtaataattattaatgaaaataatttaacaaattttataaaaccaaACCTAAAAATCCCACTATTACCAGGAATTTGGAAAGTCGGTTTATTTGAACATTATGAGTTAATAGTATTaacgaaatttttaattactccTCTGGAATCTTTTTCTGGAAAGGATTTAACTCATCAAGAGGCAAGTATCATCCACAGCGGATCTCAAAATGCTTATAAAGACTTTTCCAACATTAAACCTTTACATTTTCTACCggatgaagaagaaaatattttattacagaagatatcacaatcaaatattaaaagagTGAACAATGATTTAAAAGAATGGATAGACTCGTTAACCTCCGAATTTTACAATGTGTTAGGCTTATGTGTTAATCAAGCTAATTTGAAAGATATAACGAATTGTGGAAATTATGACTTCGATGATTGTTCTGCGACTGAGTGGAGTTCTTTATCACCAGATCCTAAAGGATCGAtaggaaaatttaataaaatatctagtcGATTGGACAGAGTATGA
- the LOC128672830 gene encoding uncharacterized protein K02A2.6-like: MEYSLGSAGPIFCPFGEANTGERWKVWLRNFEYYVGGQVGLNDKQKISRLLHQAGPEVQEIYETIEEQNAEGSNEFEKCKYRLTNYFQPEVNTAYERQKFRNISMNEKENVNEFVLRLRKQAKYCEFSNTDEVVRDQLIEKCVNKDLKRKFLKKGKDLTLTRALELARLFELDNLMFSSEEKEEKVKQEETSVNKVHQGQSFISCYRCGRRGHIAKDSKCPAAAEQCDKCGIKGHFAKCCKTKSSERKKEVKKKKKRYVKYVVSHDSDSESTNESDNSDCEDSKQVQVNSVFTINSMDNKCKIKVGERYMCDFIIDSGASINIIDKHTFKRLTNSGFSCELKDKNNDRYFAYGGEEIKQVGIFSTLLYSPDSKRKVNANILVFKGCGPSLLSKQTSIDLGLLRVGPISVELPKIYSINPIDSKNAIMKEYPKLFDGIGKLKNFKLTIPIDRTVKLIAQPVRRQPFNLRHIEKGLITELIENDIVEPVTGPTPCVSPSHIVKKKEKDQYRLVIDMRKANEAVMRERVPLPTFEELLADLNGCKFFSTLDLKSGYHQLELDEDSRNITVFSSSLGLFRYKRLFFGVRCASEMFQRVIAHLLQGIEGVANSQDDIRIGGRTREEHDARLREVLDRLNANGLTLNERKCRFGESEIVFLGHHISAAGVRPTTTNQQVVQEFRAPQNTAEVRSFLGLANFSARFIPDFSTIAAPLRKLTKKDTEFKWIAEHQEAFQKLKTLIASAPALGFYNRDSETTLVTDASPVGIAAVLIQKQIVKGEEQPIIIKYISKALTPTEQRYSQTEKEALAIVWACETLYMYLIGKQFNIISDHKPLEIIYSPNSKPSARIQRWVLRLQPFTFKVIYKPGKNNIADPISRLLDTSNPLTKNTEDCEDRSLLALVESSMKAVTLEEVQEATMKDEELCDLKKAIEKDIWPKEFRKYELIKTELCVIDNIILRGTRIVIPTCLKERILDLGHEGHIGTNSMKAKLRLKVWWKGMDKDVEYWVDTCDGCRLVRQDTHPEPITSTKLPSKVWELVGIDYMGPLPSGHYLLVVVDYYSRYFEVEILKNQTAETTIKTLEEIICREGLMDEIVCDNGPAFRDERFKEFLVSNGVRLRHTTPLWPQANGEVERQNRNILRRLRIAQAKKLDWKKELQVYLSAYRTSPHSTTGLPPGDVFRGRKIKTKLPEMKVEFNLNDEQIRDNDRYKKYVQKEYADRKRHAGKVELHPGDKVLMKQRKEDKLSTPFSPVEHTVVWKSGNSVTVQSPNGKVIKRNSLHFKPIKYRDGEKFVKEKEEIRNGNKDLEEVRGNEPDATKEEGDLTHLTHSNRPHREKRLPPKYNDFLLSLIVDSLN; encoded by the coding sequence ATGGAGTATTCATTGGGGTCGGCGGGCCCAATTTTTTGCCCATTTGGAGAGGCAAATACAGGCGAAAGATGGAAAGTGTGGCTCAGAAACTTCGAATATTACGTCGGTGGCCAGGTAGGGCTAAATGACAAACAGAAAATAAGCAGACTTTTACACCAGGCGGGGCCTGAGGTACAAGAAATATATGAGACTATTGAAGAGCAAAATGCCGAAGGCAGTAACGAGTTTGAGAAATGTAAATACAGGCTTACGAACTACTTCCAGCCGGAAGTTAACACGGCCTATGAAAGGCAGAAATTCAGAAATATATCTATGaacgaaaaagaaaatgttaatgAGTTTGTTTTAAGGCTGAGAAAGCAAGCAAAATACTGTGAGTTCTCCAACACAGATGAGGTAGTAAGAGACCAACTCATAGAAAAGTGTGTTAACAAAGATCTAAAACGAAAATTTCTAAAGAAAGGAAAAGATTTAACTCTAACAAGGGCATTAGAGTTGGCTAGACTGTTTGAATTggataatttaatgttttctaGTGAGGAAAAAGAAGAGAAGGTGAAACAGGAGGAGACAAGTGTAAATAAGGTTCACCAAGGCCAGAGCTTCATCAGCTGCTATAGATGCGGACGCAGGGGTCATATAGCAAAAGATAGTAAGTGCCCGGCAGCTGCGGAACAATGTGACAAATGTGGAATTAAGGGTCATTTTGCAAAGTGTTGCAAGACCAAGAGTTCAGAAAGGAAGAAAGAagttaagaagaagaagaaaagatATGTGAAGTATGTAGTTTCTCATGATTCGGACTCGGAATCAACAAATGAAAGTGATAACAGTGACTGCGAGGACAGTAAGCAGGTGCAAGTAAATTCTGTGTTTACCATTAACAGTATGGACAataagtgtaaaataaaagtagggGAAAGGtatatgtgtgattttattattgattcaGGTGCATCTATAAATATCATTGACAAGCACACATTTAAAAGATTAACAAACTCTGGATTTTCTTGTGAATTAAAAGACAAGAATAACGATAGGTACTTTGCTTATGGAGGAGAAGAAATTAAgcaagtaggtatattttcaaCTTTGTTATACTCACCAGACTCAAAACGCAAAGTAAATGCAAATATATTGGTATTCAAAGGTTGTGGACCTTCCCTGTTAAGTAAACAAACATCAATCGATTTGGGTTTGTTGAGAGTAGGTCCAATTTCTGTTGAATTACCCAAAATTTACTCTATTAATCCAATTGATTCTAAAAATGCTATAATGAAAGAATATCCAAAATTGTTTGATGGTATAGGTAAACTGAAAAACTTTAAACTGACTATTCCTATTGACCGAACTGTTAAATTGATTGCTCAACCTGTTAGACGACAACCTTTTAACTTGAGACACATAGAAAAAGGACTAATTACAGAGCTTATTGAAAATGACATTGTGGAACCTGTGACAGGACCCACTCCATGTGTATCTCCTTCTCACATtgtaaagaagaaagaaaaagaccAATACCGACTGGTAATAGACATGAGGAAGGCAAATGAAGCTGTAATGAGGGAACGCGTCCCTCTCCCTACATTTGAAGAGCTATTAGCAGATCTCAATGGCTGCAAGTTCTTCTCAACACTTGATTTAAAATCTGGGTATCATCAACTGGAGCTGGATGAGGATTCTAGAAACATCACTGTCTTTAGTTCTAGTTTAGGGCTTTTTAGGTACAAACGTTTATTCTTTGGTGTACGATGTGCATCCGAGATGTTTCAACGAGTGATTGCTCACCTGCTACAAGGCATTGAGGGAGTCGCAAATAGCCAGGATGATATTCGAATTGGAGGACGCACTAGAGAAGAACATGATGCCAGGCTGCGTGAGGTGCTGGACAGATTGAATGCAAATGGTTTAACACTCAATGAGAGGAAGTGCAGATTTGGTGAGTCTGAAATTGTGTTTCTTGGACATCACATTTCAGCTGCAGGTGTAAGACCAACAACAACTAATCAGCAGGTGGTACAAGAGTTCAGAGCTCCACAGAATACGGCAGAAGTCAGAAGCTTTCTGGGACTAGCAAATTTTTCGGCTCGGTTTATTCCGGATTTTAGTACAATCGCTGCACCATTGAGAAAGCTCACCAAGAAGGACACGGAGTTCAAGTGGATAGCAGAACATCAGGAAGCATTCCAAAagctaaaaacattaatagCGTCAGCGCCTGCATTAGGTTTTTACAATAGAGACTCTGAAACAACTCTTGTTACAGATGCAAGCCCGGTAGGAATAGCGGCAGTATTAATTCAGAAACAAATCGTAAAAGGCGAAGAGCAAcctattattatcaaatacaTAAGTAAAGCATTGACACCAACAGAGCAGCGCTACtcacaaacagaaaaagaggCATTAGCCATTGTGTGGGCATGTGAGACCTTGTACATGTACCTAATAGGGAAGCAATTCAATATCATATCAGACCATAAGccattagaaataatatactcTCCGAATTCGAAGCCTTCTGCAAGAATTCAACGATGGGTCTTAAGATTACAACCATTtacatttaaagttatttataagccaggaaaaaacaatattgcaGATCCAATATCCAGATTGTTAGATACATCTAATCcattaactaaaaatacagAAGATTGTGAAGATCGGTCATTATTGGCCTTAGTAGAGTCATCTATGAAAGCGGTTACTTTAGAAGAAGTACAGGAAGCCACTATGAAGGATGAGGAATTATGTGATTTGAAAAAAGCTATTGAGAAAGATATATGGCCAAAGGAGTTCCGGAAGTATGAATTGATTAAGACTGAGCTATGTGTCATAGATAACATCATATTAAGAGGTACAAGGATTGTAATTCCAACATGCTTAAAGGAAAGGATTTTGGATCTTGGACATGAAGGACACATTGGAACGAATTCCATGAAAGCAAAGTTAAGATTAAAAGTATGGTGGAAAGGAATGGATAAGGACGTAGAATACTGGGTTGACACATGTGACGGGTGCAGACTGGTCAGGCAAGACACACATCCTGAACCCATTACTTCGACTAAGCTGCCAAGTAAGGTATGGGAATTGGTTGGAATTGACTATATGGGACCGCTACCATCAGGTCACTACTTACTTGTTGTTGTGGACTATTACAGCAGATATTTTGAGGTTGAGATACTGAAGAATCAAACAGCAGAAACAACAATTAAGACCTTAGAAGAAATAATTTGTAGAGAAGGACTAATGGATGAAATTGTGTGTGACAATGGCCCAGCATTTAGAGATGAACGTTTCAAGGAATTTCTAGTATCAAATGGAGTAAGACTCAGGCACACAACGCCGCTTTGGCCACAGGCCAATGGTGAGGTCGAGAGGCAGAACAGAAACATCCTGAGAAGACTGAGAATAGCGCAGGCAAAGAAGTTGGATTGGAAAAAGGAATTACAAGTATATTTGTCAGCTTACAGAACTTCTCCACATTCGACTACGGGCTTACCTCCAGGGGATGTGTTTAGAGGgcgcaaaataaaaacaaagcttCCAGAGATGAAggtagaatttaatttaaatgacgAGCAAATAAGGGACAATGACAGATACaagaaatatgtacaaaaagaATATGCAGACAGAAAAAGACATGCAGGAAAGGTAGAGCTGCATCCTGGAGACAAAGTGCTGATGAAACAGAGAAAGGAAGACAAATTAAGCACTCCATTTTCCCCAGTAGAACATacagttgtatggaaatcagGTAATTCTGTTACAGTGCAATCTCCGAATggaaaagttataaaaagaaactcTCTACATTTTAAGCCTATTAAGTACAGAGATGGTGAAAAATTTGTAAAGGAAAAGGAAGAGATTAGGAACGGAAACAAAGACTTGGAAGAAGTAAGAGGTAATGAACCAGATGCGACAAAAGAGGAAGGAGACCTGACTCACTTGACTCATAGCAACAGACCTCATAGGGAAAAGCGACTACCACCTAAATATAATGACTTTCTGTTGAGTCTTATTGTAGACTCATtgaattga